The following are encoded together in the Cheilinus undulatus linkage group 3, ASM1832078v1, whole genome shotgun sequence genome:
- the LOC121506781 gene encoding neuritin-like, protein MGFFMSTKIGGILAFALVFLCLAVSGDPADVKCENIYKDFSDCVLELGESMDNYQENVTSERGVAAVCSHWEAFHTCALTALSDCQQEVSSIWETLRQDSRKIRFQGSLFDLCSPSSSPSLSLPPTTLILPLIGVLIMTGSSV, encoded by the exons ATGGGATTTTTCATGTCGACGAAGATCGGAGGGATTCTTGCGTTTGCCTTGG TTTTCCTCTGCCTGGCGGTGTCAGGAGACCCTGCAGATGTGAAGTGTGAAAACATTTATAAAGACTTCTCCGACTGTGTGCTTGAGCTGGGAGAGAGCATGGACAACTATCAGGAGAACGTGACCAGTGAGAGGGGAGTGGCAGCTGTGTGCAG CCACTGGGAAGCTTTCCACACATGTGCCCTCACAGCGCTGTCCGACTGTCAGCAGGAAGTCAGCTCCATCTGGGAAACTCTGAGGCAGGACTCCAGGAAAATCCGCTTCCAGGGGAGTCTGTTCGATCTGTGCAGCCCTAGCTCCTCTCCCAGTTTAAGTTTACCCCCCACTACCCTCATCCTGCCCTTGATAGGCGTGCTGATCATGACTGGGTCGTCTGTATAG
- the LOC121528590 gene encoding translocon-associated protein subunit alpha-like has translation MFNFGSKFLLLFLLAFPCGLISIGHVSADPDSAEGVAEDTDAAVDEEEDDEEEVLVEEDQMQPSEGDEDDADEGADKQLTSHPDADTTIIFMTGEEFPANEIVRFLVGFTNKGSQDFTVQSLEASFRYPQDFQFYIQNFTALPLNTVIKPEAQASFEYSFIPAQPMAGRPFGLVILLNYLDNEGGVFQTAIYNQTVTITEREEGLDGETIFMYVFLVGLVVLMLFGMYQVLETRTKKRLPVKIEKGTSGISDVDISWIPQETLNAMSKASPKASPRKRTNRAAGADQ, from the exons ATGTTCAATTTCGGGTCaaaatttttgctgcttttcctcCTGGCCTTTCCCTGCGGGTTGATATCCATCG GCCACGTCTCTGCAGACCCTGATTCTGCTGAGGGTGTTGCTGAGGACACAGACGCTGCAGTTGATGAGGAAGAAGATGACGAAGAAGAGGTGCTCGTTGAGGAAGATCAAATGCAACCCTCG GAGGGTGATGAAGATGATGCGGATGAAGGAGCCGATAAACAACTAACATCTCACCCTGACGCTGACACCACCATCATTTTCATGACAGGAGAAG AATTTCCTGCCAATGAGATTGTGAGATTCCTGGTGGGTTTCACCAACAAGGGGAGTCAGGACTTCACCGTTCAGTCACTGGAAGCCTCCTTCCGTTACCCCCAGGATTTCCAGTTCTACATTCAGAAC TTCACAGCGCTACCTTTGAACACGGTGATCAAGCCAGAGGCTCAGGCCTCATTCGAGTACTCCTTCATCCCTGCTCAGCCTATGGCAGGTCGTCCATTTGGGCTTGTCATCCTCCTCAACTATCTTGACAATGAG GGTGGCGTGTTCCAGACTGCTATCTACAACCAGACTGTCACCATCACAGAGCGTGAAGAGGGACTGGATGGAGAAAC GATATTCATGTACGTCTTCCTGGTTGGACTGGTGGTCCTGATGCTGTTTGGGATGTACCAGGTCCTGGAGACAAGGACG aaaaAGAGACTCCCAGTGAAAATAGAGAAGGGCACAAGTGGGATAAGTGATGTGGACATCAGCTGGATCCCTCAGGAGACTCTCAATGCCATGA GCAAGGCTTCCCCTAAAGCGTCTCCACGGAAACGAACCAACAGAGCAGCCGGAGCAGATCAATAA
- the rh50 gene encoding rh50-like protein, protein MSASTSLRVRLPVFIAVLEVTILALYAVFVTYDDNANAKLQNNQTNPMDNSLYRDYPYFADVQVMIFVGFGCLLAFFRFYGFSGMVFNFLTATFTIQWAILIQGFFQFFSNGKIHLGVINLLNAEFACAVILISFGAVIGKTSPVQLLVMALLEVPFFAVTEWAVLKYIRINDAGGSILIHLYACYFGLGVTFVLFRPSLNKGHAKEITSYQSDILCLLGTLFLWVFWPSFNSALTIKGDDQHRAILHTFIGLSSSTMTAFALSAVFNKRGKLTMADIQNVTLAGGVTVGASVDMMISPAAAYALGIMGCTACFFGYRYLTPFMARRLKIQDQCGIHNLHGLTGLISSTAGICAILLASEETYGPSMYQIFSHRAPPVGDPKLLELQQLIPGLKPGLGRTAQEQALFQVAAIFSTIAASTIGGLITGLIMNLPFLASPSDEDCFDDELFFDVPSDFERVEDVKVTMNNDENVKENPETKG, encoded by the coding sequence ATGAGTGCGTCTACAAGTCTTAGGGTCCGCCTGCCAGTCTTCATAGCAGTGCTGGAGGTTACCATCTTAGCTCTTTACGCTGTGTTTGTCACTTACGACGACAATGCAAACGCTAAGCTGCAAAACAACCAAACCAACCCAATGGATAACTCCCTGTACAGAGACTATCCATACTTTGCAGATGTGCAGGTGATGATCTTCGTAGGCTTCGGCTGCTTGCTGGCCTTCTTCAGGTTCTACGGTTTCAGTGGGATGGTCTTTAACTTTCTCACTGCTACATTCACGATCCAGTGGGCCATCCTGATTCAAGGCTTCTTCCAGTTCTTCAGCAACGGAAAAATTCACCTGGGAGTCATCAACCTGCTGAATGCAGAGTTCGCCTGTGCTGTGATCCTCATCTCTTTTGGTGCTGTGATCGGGAAGACCAGTCCGGTTCAGCTGCTGGTCATGGCTCTGCTGGAGGTCCCCTTCTTCGCTGTGACAGAGTGGGCCGTGTTGAAGTACATCAGGATCAATGATGCAGGGGGGTCCATTCTGATTCACTTGTATGCCTGCTACTTTGGTCTTGGGGTCACGTTTGTGCTGTTTCGGCCCAGTCTGAATAAGGGGCATGCCAAAGAAATCACAAGTTATCAATCTGACATCCTGTGTCTGTTGGGGACCCTGTTCCTTTGGGTGTTCTGGCCTTCATTCAACTCTGCTCTGACCATTAAAGGTGATGATCAACACAGAGCGATCCTCCACACCTTTATCGGTCTAAGCTCATCCACTATGACGGCCTTTGCCCTCTCTGCCGTATTCAACAAAAGAGGCAAGCTCACTATGGCTGACATTCAGAATGTAACCTTGGCAGGTGGTGTGACAGTGGGAGCTTCTGTGGACATGATGATTTCCCCTGCTGCTGCTTATGCTCTTGGTATCATGGGCTGTACCGCCTGCTTCTTCGGATACAGGTACCTGACCCCTTTCATGGCCCGACGCCTAAAGATTCAAGACCAGTGTGGTATTCACAACCTCCATGGGCTCACCGGCCTCATATCATCCACAGCAGGAATCTGTGCCATTCTTCTAGCTAGCGAGGAAACCTACGGGCCCAGCATGTACCAGATCTTCTCCCACCGTGCCCCACCCGTGGGAGATCCGAAGCTGCTGGAGCTGCAGCAACTGATCCCAGGGCTGAAACCCGGCCTGGGTCGTACAGCACAGGAACAAGCTCTCTTCCAGGTGGCAGCTATCTTCTCCACTATCGCAGCGTCTACAATTGGTGGGTTGATCACTGGCTTAATCATGAACCTGCCGTTCTTGGCGTCCCCGTCTGATGAAGACTGTTTCGATGATGAACTTTTCTTTGATGTACCCTCTGACTTTGAGAGAGTAGAAGATGTGAAGGTCACCATGAACAATGATGAAAACGTAAAGGAGAACCCTGAGACCAAAGGCTGA